One genomic segment of Flectobacillus major DSM 103 includes these proteins:
- a CDS encoding HypC/HybG/HupF family hydrogenase formation chaperone gives MCLAIPGKIQSIEYQYDGLVRMAKVLFGGIIKEASLEMVPDAVVGDYVLVHVGVALTIVDEEEAQKTFSYLSEIGELDELIDSCQIDAPTPNQP, from the coding sequence ATGTGTCTTGCAATTCCAGGGAAAATACAATCTATTGAATATCAATACGATGGATTGGTTCGTATGGCAAAAGTACTTTTTGGTGGAATCATCAAAGAGGCAAGCCTTGAAATGGTACCCGATGCTGTCGTTGGCGACTATGTACTGGTTCATGTGGGCGTAGCCCTAACGATAGTCGATGAAGAAGAAGCACAAAAAACCTTTAGCTATCTTAGCGAAATAGGTGAATTGGACGAACTGATAGATTCTTGCCAAATTGACGCTCCAACCCCCAATCAGCCATGA
- a CDS encoding ROK family protein: protein MYEHLNNQYILSADIGGSHITAALIDASSKVLFDASLKRYPIPQNADEETIIATWTNTLKTTIANIPQENLKGITLAIPGPFDYETGICWMKNVNKYEALYGLNIANILREKLALSPNCPILFENDATCFGIGESLSPETTLYETVLAITLGTGLGSTFIENQAVVKHSENIPQNGYLYNVPFADGIAEDYLSAQWLIKRYTQLTGNEFSAVLPIAELALNQDKVAKQVFEEYGQNLKEVLMPWVVKFGAECVILGGNICKSASLFITPLQQALAIHKIPLKISEFMELSAIRGAASLMDSPPKPWRKSSQALLPQRVSQLQIPEDTYNMYPFHRLDEGKIFQGYQSLAQWMMTQECICIDGYIGNDWLYIQQILTSYFQEAGIHVEWFKMADFIKSEEIITQIVSPFVGEKDAVWGKKTNLSMSDFFEIKQSNSQIFEEQKTDLTIVIGTGSALFGKGKIVYFDLPKNEIQYRMRAGHITNLGNLKPENPVQMYKRFYFVDWVVCNSHRQSITERIEIVADGQWRYDITWMFFQELQKGLKQLTQQVIRVRPWFEAGAWGGQWMKNHFEQINTQEVNYAWSFELIVPENGLVFESDQKLLEVSFDWLMEQQSEGVLGKDAARFGTEFPIRFDFLDTFQGGNLSIQCHPSLAYIQEHFGETITQDETYYILDAKPNAKVFLGFQEDIQANEFKNVLEASVKNNIPVAIEKYVRAFDAKKHDLFLIPNGTVHSAGANNMVLEISATPYIFTFKMYDWLRLDLAGLPRPINIEHAFNNLDFSRKGERVEHELIAKETILSQLKDGQIVRLSTHEQHFYAINRLEFTRQISLPTNQQCHIMMLVEGEAILLETDTGYSAKYHYAETIVVPAAVKYYKITNLGSTEVKVIQAFIK, encoded by the coding sequence ATGTACGAACATTTGAACAATCAATACATTCTGTCAGCAGATATTGGAGGATCGCACATTACTGCGGCCTTGATTGATGCCTCGTCAAAAGTTTTATTTGATGCCAGTTTAAAAAGGTATCCGATACCTCAAAATGCTGATGAAGAGACAATTATAGCTACTTGGACAAATACCCTAAAAACAACAATAGCTAATATTCCTCAAGAAAACCTAAAAGGAATAACGTTGGCAATACCTGGGCCATTTGATTACGAAACGGGTATTTGTTGGATGAAAAACGTAAACAAGTATGAAGCCCTCTACGGACTGAATATTGCGAATATCCTTCGTGAAAAATTAGCCTTGTCGCCTAACTGTCCTATTCTTTTTGAAAATGATGCTACTTGTTTTGGTATTGGCGAAAGCCTATCACCTGAAACGACGCTTTATGAAACAGTTTTGGCAATTACTCTGGGAACTGGTCTGGGAAGTACTTTTATTGAAAACCAAGCCGTAGTAAAGCACAGTGAAAATATCCCTCAAAATGGCTATTTGTATAATGTCCCTTTTGCCGATGGCATTGCAGAAGATTACCTGTCGGCTCAATGGCTAATAAAGCGTTATACTCAACTTACTGGAAATGAATTTTCGGCGGTTTTGCCCATCGCAGAGCTTGCCTTAAACCAAGATAAGGTTGCCAAACAAGTTTTTGAGGAATATGGACAAAACCTAAAAGAAGTTCTAATGCCTTGGGTAGTCAAGTTTGGGGCAGAGTGTGTCATACTTGGTGGAAATATCTGTAAATCTGCTTCGCTCTTCATTACTCCACTCCAACAAGCACTAGCAATACATAAAATACCTCTTAAAATATCAGAATTTATGGAATTATCAGCAATTAGGGGTGCCGCCTCTTTGATGGACTCTCCGCCAAAACCTTGGAGAAAAAGTTCGCAAGCCCTTTTACCTCAAAGGGTAAGCCAACTCCAAATACCCGAAGATACTTACAATATGTATCCATTTCATAGGCTGGACGAGGGTAAAATTTTTCAAGGATACCAATCGCTTGCTCAATGGATGATGACTCAAGAATGTATCTGTATAGATGGATACATTGGTAATGACTGGCTCTATATTCAACAGATTTTAACTTCTTATTTTCAGGAAGCAGGTATTCATGTTGAATGGTTTAAAATGGCTGATTTTATTAAAAGCGAGGAAATAATCACACAAATAGTAAGTCCGTTTGTAGGTGAAAAAGACGCAGTTTGGGGTAAAAAAACCAACTTGTCTATGTCCGACTTTTTTGAAATAAAACAATCTAACTCACAGATTTTTGAGGAACAGAAAACAGATTTAACCATTGTAATTGGCACAGGCTCTGCTCTGTTTGGGAAGGGCAAAATAGTATATTTCGACCTTCCCAAAAACGAAATACAGTATCGAATGCGAGCAGGGCATATTACCAATTTGGGGAATCTAAAACCCGAAAACCCTGTGCAGATGTACAAACGCTTTTACTTTGTAGACTGGGTAGTTTGTAATTCACACAGACAAAGTATTACAGAAAGAATTGAAATTGTGGCAGATGGACAATGGCGATATGATATCACTTGGATGTTTTTTCAAGAATTACAAAAAGGCTTGAAACAACTGACTCAACAAGTTATCAGAGTAAGACCTTGGTTTGAAGCGGGTGCTTGGGGCGGCCAATGGATGAAAAACCATTTTGAACAAATCAATACGCAGGAAGTCAATTACGCATGGTCTTTTGAATTGATTGTACCCGAAAACGGTCTCGTATTTGAAAGCGACCAAAAGCTATTAGAAGTATCATTTGATTGGCTAATGGAACAGCAGTCTGAAGGTGTTTTAGGAAAAGATGCGGCTCGCTTTGGAACAGAATTTCCCATACGTTTTGATTTTCTGGATACATTCCAAGGAGGCAATTTATCTATTCAATGTCACCCGTCCTTGGCCTATATCCAAGAACATTTTGGGGAAACGATAACCCAAGATGAAACCTATTATATTTTGGATGCCAAACCCAACGCAAAAGTATTTTTAGGTTTTCAGGAAGATATTCAAGCAAATGAATTTAAAAATGTCCTTGAAGCTAGTGTCAAAAATAATATCCCAGTAGCTATCGAAAAGTATGTAAGGGCTTTTGACGCTAAAAAACATGATTTGTTTTTGATACCTAACGGAACAGTCCATAGTGCTGGAGCAAACAATATGGTATTGGAAATCAGTGCTACACCCTACATTTTTACCTTTAAAATGTACGATTGGTTACGCCTTGATTTAGCGGGTCTGCCTCGCCCTATCAATATTGAGCATGCTTTTAATAATTTAGATTTTTCCAGAAAAGGCGAGCGTGTTGAGCATGAATTAATCGCTAAAGAAACCATTCTTTCACAATTGAAGGATGGGCAAATCGTGCGTTTATCTACACACGAGCAACATTTTTATGCCATCAATAGGTTAGAATTTACCCGTCAAATTAGTCTTCCAACCAATCAACAATGTCATATTATGATGTTAGTAGAAGGCGAAGCAATTCTGTTAGAGACTGATACTGGTTATTCGGCGAAGTATCATTATGCCGAAACCATTGTTGTTCCTGCTGCTGTAAAGTATTATAAAATCACCAATTTGGGAAGTACCGAAGTAAAAGTAATTCAGGCTTTTATCAAATAA
- a CDS encoding helix-turn-helix domain-containing protein produces the protein MEGFFILEVGRRIKQKRLDKRMTLQELADKSGVSKGLVSQIENGRTIPSLSVMFGIIQSLEIEVSEFFKGLSLLEPTIMVNRKADYSTFEKENVKGFNYKRIMMRNIPSSTIDFVLLDLGNGSYCEELTTDACEFIYVIKGQTESRINGQSLLLEEDDSLFFDGRLPHVPINTSESSCQLFVIYFFLKKML, from the coding sequence ATGGAAGGATTTTTTATTTTAGAGGTTGGCCGCCGCATAAAGCAAAAAAGACTAGATAAAAGAATGACATTACAAGAGCTGGCCGACAAATCTGGTGTCAGCAAGGGTTTGGTTTCGCAAATTGAAAATGGACGAACGATTCCTTCTCTTTCAGTAATGTTTGGTATCATCCAATCGCTGGAAATCGAAGTGAGCGAGTTCTTTAAAGGACTCAGCCTTCTTGAGCCTACTATCATGGTAAACCGCAAGGCAGACTATAGCACCTTCGAAAAAGAAAATGTCAAAGGGTTTAATTATAAGCGTATTATGATGCGTAATATTCCGTCGAGTACCATTGATTTTGTACTGCTCGACCTTGGTAATGGTTCGTACTGTGAAGAGCTTACCACCGACGCTTGTGAGTTTATTTATGTAATAAAAGGCCAAACAGAATCTAGAATTAACGGACAATCGCTTTTGTTGGAAGAGGATGATTCTCTATTTTTCGATGGCAGATTGCCCCATGTTCCCATAAATACTTCTGAGAGTAGCTGCCAGCTTTTTGTGATATATTTCTTTTTGAAAAAAATGCTTTAA
- a CDS encoding replication initiation protein gives MKIPSNKSLVLPFKHSRIDNYLSNKFIVSSIPYKRVEQKLFELFVNQIDYEALANVDDNTSIIVSIPRSEIVKYVTIQQSLAVTKSMMEKSITFLDFNRPEIEYEHLSIFSRISYQDGVLEFETNHAIGKYLKDFQKQYARYNLEKIQSFKYVYSSTMYRILKMHMGQKRFTFSYTVNELKKLLQVDENKYVNFYDFNVNVLVKAHREITQMSVDNIQFEYNTGVRQRGIETIYFKIDTPFANSEADKSDFLEAITMNPDLVLDNVRAVMDMKYNFRSNHQALILENKSLLDKFVTLHIEFEHGLHPKVKNRTAYILTSLGLVYKNK, from the coding sequence ATGAAAATTCCATCGAATAAAAGCCTTGTTCTTCCCTTCAAACATAGTAGAATAGATAATTACCTTTCCAATAAATTTATCGTGTCATCTATTCCATACAAACGTGTAGAACAAAAACTTTTTGAGCTATTTGTTAATCAAATAGATTATGAAGCATTGGCCAACGTTGATGATAATACGTCAATTATTGTTTCTATTCCACGCAGTGAAATAGTCAAGTATGTAACCATTCAACAATCATTGGCTGTAACTAAATCAATGATGGAAAAATCTATTACTTTTTTAGATTTTAATCGTCCAGAAATAGAATACGAACACCTTTCTATTTTTTCACGTATTTCATACCAAGACGGCGTTTTGGAGTTTGAAACCAATCATGCCATTGGCAAATACCTCAAAGACTTTCAAAAGCAATATGCTCGTTATAATTTAGAAAAAATTCAATCGTTCAAATACGTGTATTCAAGCACCATGTATCGTATTTTGAAAATGCACATGGGGCAAAAAAGATTTACGTTTTCTTACACCGTAAACGAGCTTAAAAAGCTATTGCAAGTAGACGAAAACAAATATGTTAACTTTTATGATTTCAATGTTAATGTACTTGTAAAAGCCCACCGAGAAATCACCCAAATGAGTGTCGATAATATTCAGTTTGAGTACAACACAGGAGTTAGACAAAGAGGAATAGAAACGATTTATTTTAAGATAGATACCCCTTTTGCGAATAGCGAAGCCGATAAATCAGACTTTTTAGAAGCCATTACAATGAATCCAGACCTTGTATTGGACAATGTTAGGGCAGTTATGGATATGAAGTACAACTTTAGAAGCAACCATCAAGCATTAATATTGGAAAACAAAAGTCTTTTAGACAAATTTGTCACCCTTCATATTGAGTTTGAACACGGACTACATCCAAAAGTAAAAAATAGAACAGCTTATATCTTAACATCGTTGGGGCTTGTTTACAAAAACAAATAA
- the hypD gene encoding hydrogenase formation protein HypD: protein MKFLSEYRNPELVEQYLDEIKKTVTRPWTIMEVCGGQTHSLVKNGLLNLLPQEVQMVHGPGCPVCVTPINLIDKAVYLAEEKNVILCSFGDMIRVPGSKRSLLEAKANGADVRILYSPLEAVKLAQQNPDKEVVFFAVGFETTAPANALSVVHARRLGLKNYAILASHVLVPPAIDAVMNDETARIQAFLAAGHVCAIMGIGQYYDLVEKHDIPMVVTGFEPVDLLQGILMTVKQLESGKANLENQYSRIVKPEGNPEALKIIQEVFEIADREWRGLGTIPMSGWEVRDKLAEFDANKKFAVNIVKVPECADCIAGLVLKGIKKPFECSQFGKKCTPEKPLGAPMVSSEGACAAYYHYSEVV, encoded by the coding sequence ATGAAATTTTTATCAGAATATAGAAACCCAGAACTCGTTGAGCAGTATTTAGACGAAATCAAGAAAACCGTTACCCGTCCTTGGACCATCATGGAAGTTTGTGGTGGACAAACGCATAGTTTGGTAAAGAATGGTTTACTCAATCTGCTTCCCCAAGAAGTACAAATGGTACATGGCCCAGGTTGTCCTGTATGTGTTACGCCTATCAATTTGATAGACAAAGCGGTGTATTTGGCCGAAGAAAAAAACGTAATCCTGTGTTCTTTTGGCGATATGATTCGTGTGCCAGGTTCAAAACGCAGCTTGCTAGAAGCAAAAGCCAATGGTGCAGATGTCAGGATTTTGTATTCGCCACTAGAAGCCGTAAAACTAGCTCAACAAAACCCCGACAAGGAAGTAGTTTTTTTTGCTGTAGGCTTTGAAACGACCGCTCCAGCTAATGCCCTTTCGGTGGTTCATGCTAGGCGTTTAGGCTTAAAAAATTATGCTATTTTGGCTTCTCACGTATTGGTGCCACCTGCAATTGATGCCGTCATGAACGATGAAACGGCACGTATTCAAGCATTTTTAGCGGCAGGACACGTTTGTGCTATTATGGGCATTGGTCAATATTATGATTTGGTAGAAAAACATGATATTCCGATGGTAGTGACAGGTTTTGAGCCTGTCGATTTATTGCAGGGTATTCTGATGACCGTCAAACAGTTAGAATCAGGAAAAGCTAATCTTGAAAACCAATATAGTAGAATAGTAAAGCCCGAAGGAAATCCTGAAGCCTTAAAAATTATTCAAGAGGTATTTGAAATAGCCGACCGTGAATGGCGTGGTCTAGGCACTATTCCTATGAGTGGCTGGGAGGTACGAGACAAGCTAGCCGAGTTTGATGCCAATAAAAAATTTGCAGTCAATATCGTAAAAGTACCTGAATGTGCAGATTGTATCGCTGGATTGGTGCTAAAAGGCATCAAGAAGCCTTTTGAGTGTAGTCAGTTTGGCAAAAAATGTACACCCGAAAAACCTTTGGGTGCTCCGATGGTATCGTCAGAAGGTGCTTGTGCGGCCTATTATCATTACTCCGAAGTGGTTTGA
- the hypE gene encoding hydrogenase expression/formation protein HypE: MPKLDFDVITLGHGSGGILTHKLLESGVFNLLKNPLLDTHHDGAIIDFSGKMAFSTDSYVISPVFFPGGNIGELAVNGTVNDLAMCGAIPKYLSLSFIIEEGLPMTEFWEILVSIKNAAQKSNIQVVTGDTKVVEKGKGDKIFINTSGIGEVHPNAQISTHNLQIGDKIIISGYIATHGIAIMSVREGLDFETNIVSDTTNLNHTVGALLDSFGTDIHLFRDPTRGGVATVLNEIARDSGWGITIAQKQIPVLEEVAGACELLGLDPLYVANEGVFMAIVSADIADAFLAKLQTLAHGQHAAIIGEIVAEHPKQVILTSKIGGKRVVNMLVGEQLPRIC; this comes from the coding sequence ATGCCAAAGCTCGACTTTGACGTTATTACCCTTGGACATGGTAGTGGTGGTATTTTAACACATAAACTTTTGGAATCGGGGGTTTTTAATTTGTTGAAAAATCCACTACTCGACACACATCACGACGGGGCTATTATTGATTTTTCAGGCAAAATGGCTTTTTCTACTGATAGTTATGTGATTTCGCCTGTTTTTTTCCCAGGGGGAAATATCGGTGAACTCGCCGTAAATGGAACAGTCAACGACCTTGCCATGTGTGGAGCTATTCCAAAATACTTATCATTGAGTTTTATTATTGAAGAGGGGCTACCCATGACTGAGTTTTGGGAGATATTAGTCTCGATCAAGAATGCTGCACAAAAATCTAATATTCAGGTTGTTACAGGCGATACTAAAGTTGTAGAAAAAGGAAAAGGAGATAAGATTTTTATCAATACTTCTGGCATTGGAGAAGTACATCCCAATGCTCAAATCTCGACACACAACTTGCAAATAGGCGACAAAATCATTATTTCTGGGTACATTGCTACACACGGTATTGCAATTATGTCGGTTAGGGAAGGATTAGATTTTGAAACCAATATTGTGAGCGATACCACCAATCTAAACCATACCGTAGGGGCTTTACTGGATAGTTTTGGTACTGATATACATCTTTTTAGAGACCCAACAAGAGGTGGTGTTGCTACTGTTTTAAACGAAATAGCCCGTGATAGTGGCTGGGGTATTACTATTGCTCAAAAACAGATTCCTGTATTGGAGGAAGTGGCAGGAGCTTGCGAATTGCTTGGGCTCGACCCTCTTTATGTAGCCAATGAAGGTGTATTCATGGCCATTGTTTCGGCCGACATCGCAGATGCTTTTTTGGCAAAATTACAAACCTTAGCACATGGCCAACATGCCGCTATTATTGGCGAAATTGTGGCCGAACACCCCAAACAGGTTATTTTAACTAGCAAAATTGGTGGTAAACGAGTCGTAAATATGCTAGTAGGCGAGCAGCTACCAAGAATCTGTTAA
- a CDS encoding bifunctional nuclease family protein produces MDKRELWIVALSESISKPGHYALILEDTLSKRRIPLIIGSSEAQAIAMAMEKLQPTRPQTHDLFHQTILKLNAVLVETLIYRLEKEVFYAYIIIKTATGLLEIDARPSDAIALAVRFGCPVFATDDVIENSAYDFDEKTRDKRGSYAEYTLEELEELLNKIIKKEDYESAARVRDAIERRQKK; encoded by the coding sequence ATGGATAAACGGGAATTATGGATAGTGGCTCTTTCTGAAAGTATTTCAAAACCAGGCCATTATGCCTTGATATTGGAGGATACCCTAAGCAAACGACGTATTCCTTTGATTATTGGGTCGAGCGAGGCTCAGGCTATTGCTATGGCTATGGAAAAATTGCAACCTACTCGCCCACAAACCCATGATTTGTTTCATCAAACAATCCTAAAACTCAATGCTGTACTTGTCGAAACACTTATTTATCGCTTAGAAAAGGAGGTTTTTTATGCCTATATTATCATCAAAACAGCAACGGGTTTATTAGAAATTGACGCTCGTCCGTCCGATGCCATTGCTTTGGCGGTACGATTTGGGTGTCCTGTTTTTGCTACTGACGATGTTATTGAAAATTCTGCGTATGATTTTGATGAAAAAACCCGTGATAAACGGGGGTCTTATGCCGAATATACGCTTGAGGAGTTGGAGGAACTGCTCAATAAAATTATCAAAAAAGAGGATTATGAAAGTGCTGCAAGGGTAAGAGATGCTATTGAACGACGACAAAAAAAATAA
- a CDS encoding alkaline phosphatase: MLKQLNLNFVRVLVLLVFAHTAFTQSKVEHVILIGVDGLGAYAFKNTRVPHLRKLMSKGSWTMQARSVLPSSSAPNWASMVMGAGPELHGYTTWGSKKPDLPARVLDEYGMFPNVYSLLRKAKPSSQIGVVYEWDGIGFLFPKQAVDKDQNCEGDSATALAAVSYIKEKKPNFLFIHFNEVDHVGHSVGHDTPEYYQSVENTDTYVGTIIQGIKDAGIADKAVIIFTADHGGINKDHGSISMQEMQIPWIIAGPGIKTNHEVTESIMTFDTAATIAKLFKLKQPQVWIGKPVMDAFK, from the coding sequence ATGTTAAAGCAATTAAACCTAAATTTTGTTCGAGTATTAGTATTGTTGGTATTTGCTCACACGGCTTTTACGCAAAGTAAAGTAGAACATGTCATATTGATTGGAGTAGATGGCCTAGGAGCTTACGCATTCAAGAATACCCGTGTTCCTCATTTAAGAAAATTGATGAGCAAAGGCTCTTGGACTATGCAAGCACGTTCGGTTTTACCCTCGTCGAGTGCTCCCAACTGGGCTTCAATGGTAATGGGAGCTGGGCCAGAATTACACGGCTACACTACTTGGGGTAGTAAAAAACCAGATTTGCCCGCTCGTGTATTGGATGAATACGGAATGTTTCCGAATGTGTACAGTTTGTTGCGAAAAGCCAAACCATCAAGTCAAATTGGCGTAGTATATGAATGGGACGGCATTGGCTTTTTGTTTCCTAAACAGGCCGTGGATAAAGACCAAAATTGCGAAGGCGATAGTGCTACAGCATTGGCAGCAGTAAGTTATATCAAAGAGAAAAAACCTAATTTTTTGTTTATCCATTTTAACGAAGTTGACCATGTAGGGCATTCTGTCGGCCACGATACGCCCGAATATTACCAATCGGTAGAGAATACAGATACTTATGTAGGAACAATTATCCAGGGTATCAAAGATGCGGGCATTGCAGACAAAGCGGTGATAATTTTCACGGCTGACCACGGCGGAATTAACAAAGATCATGGGTCTATTTCGATGCAGGAAATGCAAATACCATGGATTATTGCTGGCCCAGGTATCAAAACTAATCATGAAGTGACTGAAAGCATAATGACATTCGATACTGCTGCAACTATTGCCAAACTCTTTAAGTTAAAGCAACCGCAAGTATGGATTGGCAAACCCGTTATGGATGCCTTCAAATAA
- a CDS encoding LysR family transcriptional regulator, producing MNYTLNQLQIFLKIVQTESVTKASEELHLTQPAVSIQLKNFQDQFDIPLTEVVGRKIYITDFGREIAEAAENIINQVYAINYKTLAYKGQLTGRLKISVVSTGKYVMPYFLTDFMKQHTGIELLMDVTNKNKVVESLENNEVDFALVSVLPTTLNIEQLDLLQNKLYLVGNAKATIPHEINTTDLFKELPLIFREKGSGTRQTMESFIERNNISVLKKMELTSNEAVKQALLADLGYSIMPLIGIRNELHNNELQIIPIKGLPITTTWRLIWLKGKKHSPVSTSFLTYLSKEKAQIIQDKFDWYERY from the coding sequence ATGAATTACACACTTAATCAATTACAGATTTTCTTGAAAATCGTACAGACCGAGAGCGTAACGAAGGCATCGGAAGAGTTGCATCTTACGCAACCCGCTGTTTCTATTCAGCTCAAAAACTTTCAAGACCAATTTGATATTCCTTTGACAGAAGTTGTAGGAAGGAAAATTTATATTACAGATTTTGGAAGAGAAATAGCCGAGGCCGCCGAAAACATTATCAATCAAGTATATGCCATCAACTACAAAACTTTAGCCTACAAAGGGCAATTAACGGGTCGGCTCAAGATTTCGGTTGTATCAACTGGAAAATATGTAATGCCCTATTTCCTAACTGATTTTATGAAACAGCATACTGGAATTGAGCTATTAATGGATGTAACCAACAAAAACAAAGTAGTAGAGAGTTTGGAAAACAACGAGGTTGATTTTGCTCTTGTATCTGTTTTGCCAACGACCCTCAACATCGAGCAGCTAGATTTACTCCAAAATAAATTATACTTGGTTGGGAATGCCAAAGCCACAATACCCCATGAAATCAATACCACAGACTTATTTAAAGAATTACCGTTGATTTTTAGGGAAAAAGGCTCTGGAACAAGACAAACCATGGAAAGCTTTATTGAACGCAATAATATTTCTGTTTTGAAGAAAATGGAATTAACCTCCAACGAAGCAGTCAAACAAGCCCTATTAGCCGATTTAGGTTATTCTATTATGCCATTGATAGGCATTAGAAATGAACTCCACAACAATGAATTACAAATCATACCAATCAAAGGGCTGCCTATTACTACTACTTGGCGTTTGATATGGTTGAAAGGAAAAAAACATTCTCCTGTTTCTACCTCGTTTTTAACGTATTTGAGCAAGGAAAAAGCTCAAATTATTCAAGATAAATTTGACTGGTATGAGCGGTATTAA
- a CDS encoding GntR family transcriptional regulator: MNFQIDHNSRLPLHVQVEDLIRNLLTLPEYAKGALLPKEIELANQLGVSRSTIRQAANKLEHEGLLKRKKGVGTTAAPQKVLETSLDHWYSFTQEMKERGIVVNNLFVKAEFVPASPKIALFFNINEGREVLKLSKLKGTDNDPIVYFESYFHPRIGLTKEEDFEIPLYSMLEAKYGVKVVRSSENIKAILASEIAPMLHISKNEPVLYRERYVYDPGNRPIEFNVGYYRSDKFTYSIDIKKSS, translated from the coding sequence ATGAACTTTCAGATAGACCATAATAGTAGATTGCCCTTGCATGTACAGGTAGAGGATTTGATTAGAAATTTACTTACCCTACCCGAATATGCCAAAGGTGCATTGTTGCCCAAAGAAATAGAATTGGCCAATCAGTTGGGGGTATCTCGAAGTACCATCAGGCAAGCTGCTAATAAGTTGGAGCATGAAGGTTTACTGAAACGTAAAAAAGGTGTTGGCACGACTGCAGCCCCACAAAAAGTACTAGAAACGTCGCTCGACCATTGGTATAGTTTTACCCAAGAAATGAAAGAGCGAGGAATTGTGGTAAACAACCTGTTTGTCAAAGCTGAATTTGTGCCTGCCAGTCCTAAAATTGCCTTATTTTTTAATATCAATGAAGGTCGTGAAGTACTTAAATTATCTAAGTTGAAAGGAACAGACAACGACCCTATTGTTTATTTTGAAAGCTATTTTCACCCACGCATTGGTTTGACAAAGGAAGAAGATTTTGAGATACCCTTGTACAGTATGCTCGAAGCTAAATATGGTGTAAAAGTGGTTCGTTCTAGCGAAAATATCAAAGCGATTTTGGCTTCTGAAATAGCACCCATGTTACATATTTCAAAAAATGAACCTGTTTTATACCGTGAAAGATACGTTTATGACCCAGGCAATCGCCCTATTGAGTTTAATGTGGGCTATTATCGTTCTGACAAATTCACGTATTCGATTGATATTAAAAAGTCTTCTTAA
- a CDS encoding urease accessory protein translates to MEIAPLLLASIVGFSHAFEADHLVAVSNIVTRRNSLHLAMKDGVYWGLGHTSTILLVGCVFILGKFTFHENSFHYLEAAVGIMLIILGVFRLFKLYTAKATVHTHASDVHEHKLAYGVGLVHGLAGSGALVLSVLTTIKGIVSSLLYLFIFGIGSIGGMMLAAGIFSVPFSEKIIRNQKIRVYMTLLSSLFCIGLGVIVIHQQLK, encoded by the coding sequence ATGGAAATAGCACCATTGCTTTTGGCCAGTATTGTTGGTTTTTCTCATGCTTTTGAGGCCGATCATCTGGTAGCCGTGAGTAATATCGTAACCCGACGCAATAGCCTTCATTTGGCTATGAAAGATGGGGTATATTGGGGGTTGGGGCATACATCTACCATTTTATTAGTAGGTTGTGTGTTTATTTTGGGTAAATTTACCTTCCATGAAAATAGTTTTCATTACCTTGAAGCGGCTGTTGGTATTATGCTGATTATTTTGGGAGTATTTCGTTTATTCAAACTATATACTGCCAAAGCAACGGTACATACACACGCATCGGATGTACACGAGCATAAGCTGGCTTATGGTGTGGGCTTGGTTCATGGGCTGGCTGGTAGTGGGGCATTGGTGTTATCGGTGCTTACTACTATCAAAGGAATTGTAAGTAGCCTTTTGTATCTGTTTATTTTTGGCATAGGCTCAATTGGCGGTATGATGCTAGCAGCAGGAATTTTTAGTGTACCATTTTCCGAAAAAATTATTCGGAATCAAAAAATACGGGTATATATGACCCTCCTATCTTCTTTGTTTTGTATTGGTCTAGGCGTAATTGTTATACATCAGCAACTAAAATAA